The Ascaphus truei isolate aAscTru1 chromosome 11, aAscTru1.hap1, whole genome shotgun sequence genome includes a window with the following:
- the LOC142462993 gene encoding phosphoinositide-interacting protein-like, which produces MNTAMLSSLCNPSPALGKLIVSSHELTGNTREYLGFLLLISGIMSLVIYPILAEHATKDESAVALRSISRRGPPDAMVQEKSKWSYYHKPIALIIFGGIVFLTGILYTIFYFTKYVDVPYALGPVFLSIGLMFLVTGLVWVPIVTEAVRHKGILRTIDTPRSTAT; this is translated from the exons ATGAACACAGCTATGCTTTCATCTCTCTGTAACCCATCTCCAGCGCTGGGCAAACTTATCGTCTCTTCCCATGAGCTTACTGGGAATACACGAGAATACTTGGGATTTCTCCTTTTAATCAG CGGTATAATGTCCTTGGTAATATACCCGATTCTGGCAGAACACGCCACCAAAGATGAGAGCGCAGTGGCCCTGAGAAGCATATCAAGAAGAGGTCCACCAGACGCCATGGTGCAGGAGAAGAGTAAATGGTCGTACTACCACAAACCCATCGCTCTCATCATCTTTGGAGGGATAGTCTTCCTCACTGGAATCCTTTACACCATCTTTTACTTCACTAAATACGTGGATGTCCCATATGCTCTCGGACCTGTTTTCCTTTCCATTGGACTCATGTTCTTGGTCACTGGGTTGGTGTGGGTACCTATTGTCACAGAAGCTGTTAGACATAAAGGGATACTGAGAACAATTGATACACCGAGATCCACAGCGACTTGA
- the RSL1D1 gene encoding ribosomal L1 domain-containing protein 1, translating to MAETRRQEVDSEQVKKAIQALLAYQKTKAGANSLLLNEHDRLSLMLTVWRIPKRDQTIKIPLPHGIRPESCEVCLFTKDEPNMTSEQTEKFYKKLLSQHGVAHISQIIPLKTLKKEYKPFEAKRRLLSSFDLFLSDDRIRRFLPSLLGKHFYRAKREPASVNLKTKYLAAELNRFIQGTKLKITNKGCCYAIRVGHTGMKVDDIVENTIAVAGVIAEKLPMKWKNVKLLHLKTQSSVALPIFNSALTNLNELEDANENQKPNQQRQEKGQKSAKRKSPKKDSGVTSDGSAPAEEETPPTGEEVPQLVPIHDTNTAKKGKAKLALTKTPVKKAKAGGRETGAAGSEKKMPPASARQKRKVNDSVKKEPETPIKQKRDAIAKSPKGGRRGQDSLPKGGILKKTPKKAAANSAVKLTKSPKPAPPTPKPKKKMKMPPSA from the exons ATGGCGGAGACCAGGCGGCAAGAGGTGGACAGTgagcag GTCAAGAAAGCAATCCAGGCACTTCTTGCGTATCAGAAAACTAAAGCAGGGGCAAATTCATTACTTCTAAATGAACATGACCGCCTGTCTTTGATGTTAACAGTATGGAGAATTCCCAAGCGTGATCAAACCATCAAAAT CCCACTTCCTCATGGCATTCGGCCAGAATCCTGTGAAGTTTGTCTGTTCACTAAAGATGAACCAAACATGACTTCAGAACAGACTGAGAAGTTCTACAAGAAACTCCTCAGTCAGCACGGAGTCGCACACATCAGCCAG atcaTTCCACTGAAAACGCTGAAAAAGGAATACAAGCCGTTTGAAGCAAAGCGTCGCCTGCTGAGTAGTTTTGACCTGTTCCTTTCTGACGATAGAATTCGCCGATTTCTGCCGTCCCTCTTGGGGAAGCACTTCTACAGGGCAAAGAG GGAACCTGCGTCGGTGAACTTGAAAACCAAGTACCTGGCTGCCGAACTCAACCGGTTTATCCAAGGAACTAAACTTAAAATAACGAACAAAGGATGCTGCTA TGCCATCCGCGTTGGCCACACAGGAATGAAGGTAGACGACATTGTTGAAAACACCATTGCCGTTGCCGGAGTGATTGCAGAGAAGTTGCCGATG AAATGGAAGAATGTTAAGCTCCTGCATCTGAAAACGCAGTCCTCGGTGGCCCTGCCGATATTCAACTCCGCTCTTACCAATCTGAATGAGCTTGAAGACGCGAATGAAAATCAAAAACCGAATCAA CAAAGACAAGAGAAGGGGCAGAAGTCTGCCAAGAGGAAGTCCCCCAAGAAGGACTCCGGGGTGACATCCGATGGTTCCGCTCCTGCGGAGGAAGAAACGCCCCCCACAGGGGAAGAGGTTCCACAACTGGTACCCATCCATGACACCAACACTGCCAAGAAAGGGAAGGCG AAACTCGCCTTGACCAAAACCCCGGTGAAAAAAGCTAAAGCAggaggaagagagacgggggcggCAGGGAGTGAGAAAAAGATGCCGCCGGCGTCCGCCAGACAGAAACGGAAAGTTAACGATTCAGTTAAGAAAGAGCCAGAGACTCCAATCAAGCAGAAAAGAGACGCCATTGCTAAATCGCCAAAGGGAGGCAGACGGGGGCAGGACTCGTTGCCCAAGGGCGGTATTCTTAAAAAGACACCCAAAAAGGCAGCAGCAAATTCAGCTGTAAAACTCACGAAATCGCCCAAACCCGCTCCTCCAACGCCAAAACCGAAGAAGAAAATGAAAATGCCGCCATCTGCCTAA